The DNA region CATCCGGTCGCGGCCGCCGTCGCGCTGGAGACGCTGAAGATCTACGAGGAGCGCGACATCCTCGGCCATGTGCGCAGCATCATGCCGGGCTTCCAGGCGGGGTTGCGCGAGCTCGGCAAGCATAAGCTGGTCGGCGAGGCGCGCGGCGTCGGGCTGATCGGCACGCTCGAGCTCGTCAAGGACAAGGCGACGCGCGAGAATTTCGAGCCCGCAATGGCGGTCGCCCTTTATGCGGGCAAGCGGGCGCAGGCCCATGGCGTGATCACCCGCGGCATGGGCGACAACCTCAATCTCTGCCCGCCGCTGATCATCACCGAGGTTCAGATCGACGAGCTCATGGCGCGCATCAAGCTCGCCCTCGACGATACCCTCGACTGGCTCGACAAGGGCCGTCCGGTGCAACAGCCGGCGCGGATGAGTGCCTAGGCTTCAGCGCCACTCGAACCGATGAGCCAAGCCATGACGATCGAGCCTGCCGATATCGTCTCCGCGGTCGAGAGCAATTGGCAGGCTCAGCTCGATTGGCTGACGAAGCTCGTCTCCTTTCCAAGCTTGCGCGGCCGGGAGGGGCCCTGCCAGGACTGGCTGGCGCGTGATTTCGCGGCGCGTGGCTGGAGCGTCGATCGCTACACCCTGGCCGAAATCGAGATGGAGCATCTCCCGGGCTTCTCGCCGGTGATGGACACCGATTACCGGCAGGCCGTGCAGGTCGTCGCCTCGCTTCGAAGCCCTGCACTCCAAAGCCCGGAACAACGCGGGCGAAGCCTCATCCTGCAAGGGCATGTCGATGTCGTTCCCGAAGGACCGGTGGAGATGTGGGAGAGCCCGCCTTTCCAGGCGAGGATCAGCGACGGGCGCATGTATGGCCGCGGCGCCGGCGACATGAAGGCCGGCGTGAGCGCCATGGTGTTCGCGCTCGCTGCCCTGCGCCGAGCGGGATATGCGCCGGCCTCGGATGTCTATGTGCAGACCGTCACGGAAGAGGAATCGACCGGCAACGGGGCGCTCTCGACGCTCGCGCGCGGCTATCGGGCCGATGCCTGCCTCATCCCTGAACCGACCGGGCAGCATATCCTGCGCGGCACGGTGGGCGTGATGTGGTTCCGCTTGAAGCTGCGCGGACGGCCGGCCCATGTCTCGCGCAGCGAGCAGGGCACCAATGCGATCTTGTCGGCCTATGGGCTGATCGAGGCGATCCGGGAGTTCACGCGCGAGCTGAACAGCCGAGTGAAATCGCATCCCTGGTTCGGCAAGCTCGAGAACCCGATCAAGTTCAACCTGGGCAAGATCAGCGGCGGCGATTGGGCAAGCTCGACGCCGGCCTGGTGCGAGGTCGATTGCCGCATCGCCGTCCTGCCTGGCACGCCGTTGGCGGATTTCCGGCGCGAGCTGTCGGAGGTCGTCGCCAAGGCCGCGCGCCGCGATGCGTTCCTCGCCAACAACCTGCCTGAGATCGAATGGAACGGCTTCCAGGCCGATGACTATGTGCTCAATCCCGGTTCGGATTTCGAAACGGCCATTCGCTCGGCCCATCGCGCGGTGACCGGCAACGAGCCGCGCGAGACCTTGTTGCCGGCAGTCACCGATTGCCGCTTCTACGGCCGCTATTACGATATTCCGAGCCTCAGCTACGGTCCCTCGAGCACCGACGGCCATGGCTTCGACGAGTTCGTCGAGCTCGAATCCTTGAAGTCGGCGACGATCGTCATCGCGCGCTTCATCAGCGAGTGGTGTGGAGTGAGGCGGATCGACAGTTCGACGTAATACCCCTGCATACAGGGTTTCGATCAATGGCGACCAGGCGGAATTGAACCGCTCAAACTGGCAAGTGAGGACTGGCAAGTGAGGACTGGAAGGTGAGGATGGCACGAGTGCAAAGCGTTCCCGCAACCGGAATCCCTGCCACGCGGCCGACCGCCATCGGTGAAGCCGAGCGAGCAAGGCCCGCATCCGGCGAGGCGGCCGCCGCGCACGCAATGCCGCTCACCGAAAAAACCGCCGTCGATTGCCGGCAATTGGTCAAGAGCTTCGCCGGCGGCTCGGTGGTGGCACTCGACGGAGTCTCGCTCACCATCCGCTCGAACGAGTTCTTCACTCTTCTCGGACCTTCGGGCTGCGGCAAGACCACGCTCTTGCGCCTCATTGCCGGCTTCGAGATGCAGGATAGCGGCTCCATCCTGGTGCACGGGCAGAAGCTCGACGGGCTGGCGCCTTTCAGGCGGCCGGTCAACACCGTCTTCCAGAGCTACGCCGTCTTCCCGCATATGACGGTCGAGCAGAACATCGCCTTCGGCCTCGAGATGCAACGCCGGCCGCGCCCGGAGATCGTGGCGCGGGTCAAGGCGATGCTGGCGCTGGTGCGGCTCGAAGGCCTGGAGCGGCGCAAGCCCAGCGAGCTCTCGGGAGGCCAGCAGCAGCGCGTCGCGCTCGCGAGAGCGCTCGCGACCGAGCCGCGCGTCCTCCTGCTCGACGAGCCGCTCTCGGCGCTCGACCAGAAGCTGCGCACCGGGATGCAGCTCGAGCTCAAGCGCCTACAGGCGCAGCTCGGCATCACCTTCATCTTCGTCACCCATGACCAGCACGAAGCGCTCACCATGTCGGATCGCATCGCCGTGATGAGCGGCGGCCGCATCCTGCAGATCGGCCGCCCCGAGGACATCTATGAGCGGCCTGCCGCCCGCTTCGTCGCCGACTTCATCGGGGACACCAACCTGATCGAGGCGCGCAGGATCGCGCCGACGCGCTTTCGCATCGCCTCGGGCGCGGAGATCGAGGTCGGCGATCCGGGTCCCGCGGGCGACGAGGTTTTGCTCGCCATCCGGCCGGAATGCACGCTGCTTGGCCCCGTGGAGCCGGGCTCGCTCTCCGGCACCGTCGACCAGCTCGTCTATGAGGGGAGGGGCACGACCTATTATGTCGCGCTCGCCGAGGGCATCAGGCTCAGAGCCTGCGAGCAGAATCGCGATGGAGCGCGGCCGCGCTTCGTCAGGGGCGACAAGGTCGGCGTCGCGCTTCCCGCGAACGCCGTCAGGGTGCTGGTCGAATGACCGCCCTGTCGCGCCGCACCGGGCTCATCGCCCCAGCCATGCTGGCGATCGGCGTGCTGCTTGTCCTGCCGCTCTGCCTCATGGCCTTCGTCTCGACCTTGGAGCGGGCTGCTGATGGGGGCGTGATCTGGAACCGGCACACGCTCGACGCCTATGTGCAATTCCTGTTCGAGCGAGACCTGATGGATAATCTCGCGCTGAACACCGACTATCTCGGGATCTTCGCGCGCTCGATCGGCCTTGCGGCGACCACCGCCGTCCTCACCTTGCTGATCGCCTTTCCGACCGCCTTGTGGATGGCCTTCCAGCCTCCGAGCCGGCGCACCTTCCTGCTCTTCGTGGTCACCGTGCCGTTCTGGACGAACCTCCTGGTGCGCAACTATTCCTGGATCCTCATCCTGCGCAATGGCGGCGTGCTCGACTGGGTGCTGATGGGGACGGGGCTGCGCCATGAGCCCTTGAACGTCCTCTATTCGCCGCTCGCGACCGGGATCGGGCTCGTCTACTCCTTCCTGCCCTTCATGATCCTGCCGATCTATGTGAGCCTGGAAAAGCTCGACCGGCGCTATATCGAGGCTGCCTTCGATCTCGGCGCCGACCGCCTGCGCGCCTTGACCCGCATCATCCTGCCTCTGTCGATGCCCGGCATCGTCGGAGGGCTGATCCTCGTCTTCGTGCCCTGTCTCGGCGCCTTCGTCACGCCCGCCCTCTTGGGTGGCGGCAAGTCCCTGATGATCGGCAGCCTGATCCAGCAGCAATTCGGGCAAGCGCGAAACTGGCCGTTCGGCGCGGCGCTCGCCTTCGTGCTCTTGGCGATCATCCTTGGCGCGCTGTGGCTGCACGCCATGAGATTTCGCCGCTCCGCGGGGCGCCCCGCATGACCAGGGCACGCGATCTGTGGCAGTTCCCCGGCACGCGCATGGCCGCCTACGCTGTCCTGGCTTATCTCTATGTGCCGATCCTCGTCCTCATTGTCATGTCGTTCAACGCCAGCGATTCCTCGCAGGCGCGCTGGGAGGGTTTCAGCACGCATTGGTACGCGATGGTCGCAGCCGACAGCAACATGCTGCAGGCGCTCAGGAATTCGGCCATCGTCGCCTGCGTCGCCACCCTCGTCGGCACCGTCATCGCGACGTTCGCGGCGCTCGGCACGGCGCGGACGCGATTTCGCGGCCAGGTCGCCGTCGAAGCCCTCATCGGCCTGCCCCTCATCGTGCCAGATATCGTGGCGGCGATCGCGATCCTGTTGTTCTTCGTGATGATCGGCATCAAGCTCGGGCTGTTGAGCCTCGTGCTCGCGCATAGCGTCTTTGCCGTGCCGATCGCCTATTTGCCGATCAGGGCGCGTCTCGAAGGGCTCGACCCGGCTCTCGCCGAGGCCGCGGCCGACCTCTACGCCAATCCCTGGCAGACGCTGCGCCGTGTCATCCTGCCGCTCATCTGGCCAGGCATCGTCTCCGGCGCGATGCTCGCCTTCATCGGCTCGCTCGGCGACGTCGTCGTCAGCTACTTCGTCTCGGGGCCGGGCTCGACGACCTTGCCGGTCTATGTCTTCAGCATGGTGCGCATGGGCGTCACGCCGACCGTGAACGCGGTCTCGACCTTGCTGATCGCCGCTTCCGTCTCGCTGCTCACCGTCTCTTACCTGCTCGGTCGCCGCTTCTCATGACGACTGCGCGCAAACCAGGGAGCCTGCCAATGAAGACGATCGTAATCGCCACCTGCCTGACGCTCTTCCCGGCCTTCGTCGTTCCCGCGCAAGCGCAATCGCCCTCGAAGGAGCTCTTGCTGTTCAACTGGTCGAACTATACCCCGCCCGATATGCTCAAGCGCTTCGAGGCGGAGACCGGCATCAAGGTCACGCTCGACACCTATGACTCGAACGAGTCGATGCTGGCGAAGCTGCAGGCGGGCGGCGCCGGCTACGATGTCGTCGTGCCGACCGGCCCGACCGTGCAGACTATGATCCGCGACGGCCTCCTCATGAAAGTCGACGTGTCCAAGATGTCGAACTTCAAGAATGTGCGCGCCCCTTTCGACAAGCCGGAATTCGATCCAGAGCGCGGCTACACGGTGCCCTATATGTGGGGGACCACGGGTCTCGCCTATGATTCAGCGAAGGTCGGCGGCGGCAAGATCGAGGATAGCTGGAAGGAGCTGTTCGAGCCGCGGGCCGATTTCGCCGGCAAGATCGGCATGCTCAAGGACGTCAACGAGGTCTTGGGCTCGGCCGCCTATTATCTCGGCTACGACTATTGTTTCGACAAGCCCGAACAGGGACAGAAGATCCTCGAACTGCTCGAGAAGCAGAAGGCGGCCGTGAAGGTCTATAATTCCGAAGGCACGGTCGATCGCGTCGGCGGCGGCGATGTCGCCATGGAGCTGATGTGGAACGGCGCCTTCCACCGCGCCCATAAGAAGCTCGCGAGCGCGACTTATGTCTATCCGCGCGAGGGCCTCAATCTCTGGGGCGACAATCTCGGCATCCCGAAGGGCGCGAAGAATATCGAGAACGCCAAGCTCTTCCTCAACTGGATGATGGATCCGAAGAACGCGGCCGAAGCCTCGAACTTCACCGGCTACAACAATGCCATCAAGGGCGCAGAGCAATATCTCGATCCCTCGCTGCGCGACGATCCGGCGGTCAACTCGCCCGAGGAGGTGACGGCGCGTTTCCGACCGATGCGCGAATGCCCGAAGGTCTCGCTCGACCTCAAGGACAAGATCTGGACGCGACTGCTGCGCTGAGCGGGGTTTGCTCAAAGGCCAGCGCCACTTCACCTCTCCCCTTGTGGGAGAGGTCGATCCGAGCCGCCAGGCGAGGAGCGGGTGAGGGGGGCAGCGATTGCTTCGGAAGTCGGGGTCGGAGCGGTCTACCAGTCTCGAGGCGAGGAGGCCGGCGCTGCCCCCCTCACCCGGCTTCTCTTCGCTTCGCTCATCGAAGCCGACCTCTCCCACAAGGGGAGAGGTGAAGGCGCGTACCGCCTTCTCCACATCCGACCCCAAAGAATAAGCTCCAGAGACAATTCGTATTTGTTCCATGACAGCCATGAATTTCCCCGACACTTACTACGCCCGCACGCTGCGCGAGAAACGCGAATTCGCCGCGCTCGACGGCGATATCGATGTCGAGACGGTCGTCATCGGGGGCGGATTGGCCGGCTGCGCCACGGCACTCGACCTCGCCGAGAAGGGCCATCGGGTCGCGCTGATCGAAGCTAAGCGCATTGGCTGGGGCGCGTCCGGCCGTAATGGCGGCTTCGTTTCGGACGGCTTTCCGGGCGGCTATGCGGCGCTCGTCAAGCGCGTCGGCCTCGATCAGGCGCGTCGATTCCACGCCTTGTCCCGCATGGGCAATCGGCTGCTGCGCGAACGCATCGACCGCTATGGCATCGATTGCGGCCCGATCCAGGACGGGGCGCTTCGCTGCAACATGGCCGGCGGCAGCGAAAACCTCGTCGAATTCTGCGATTTCATGGAGAGGAATTTCGACACGCATTACGCTTACTGGCCGCAAGAGCGCCTACGCGAAGCGCTGACGACCGAGCGCTATTCGGATGCGTTCTTCAATCCGCACACCTACGCGGTTCAGCCGCTCGACCTGACACGCGGCCTGGCGCGCGCCTGCGTCGAGCAGGGCGGACAGGTCTTCGAGACGACGCCTGCGGTCGAGCTCGCCAGCCGTCTCGGCCGCAAGGAGGTGCGCACGCAGTCCGGCCGCATTCGCGCCGACCGGATCGTCATCGCCTGCGGGGGCTATATCGAGAGCCTCGACAAGACGATTTCGGGCGCGACCGTGCCGATCGCGACCTTCGTGATGGTGACGGAGAGACTGGGGGAGGGGCTCGAGAAGGCGATCCGCGTGCCCTACGCCATCTCGGACATCAAGGTCGCGACCAATTACTACCGGCCGCTCGCCGATTCCCGGCTGCTTTGGGGCGGGCGGGTTCTTGCCTGGGAGCCTTCGCCCGAGCGGCTGGCGGAGCAGCTGAAGCACGACATGGCCTTCTTCTATCCCGATCTGGCGGAGGCGCGCGTCGAGGTCGCCTGGGGAGGGATGATGCCGTTCACGCGCCACAAGCTGCCGGTGATCGGCCAGCTCGAGCCCGATATCTGGTACGCGACGGGGTTCGGGGGCCTTGGCCTCGCCTTGACGACAACGGCCGGCGCGCTGATCAGCGCCGGCATCCGCGGAACCGATGAGGATTGGCGGCTGTTCGCGCAATTCGGCCTGCCCTTTGCGGGCGGCAAGCTCGGCAAGATCCCGGCCCAGCTGGTCTATTGGCGCCACCAGCTCGCGGCGAAGCTCGGTTACGCGCAGCAGTTCTGATGCGATGGTGCGTGCGGGCGGCGGGGTCGGAGGCATTCGCAGCGGACAGGCGTGGATGGCCGGGCCAAGCCCGGCCAAGACGCGGTTGCCATGGCGAGCGCAATCAAGATCCGGTGGTCACTTTGCTCAGGCGAGTGGACCCATCCACGTCTTGGCCGGGCCAATTCTTTGCTGAAGATCTGGCCCGGCCATCCACGCCTATGCCACGATCAACTTTTTCCCCGGACCGCTCTGGCGCAAGCGGGGCGAGGTGAAGGGCCCCGGCGCCCGCCATTGCCGTCACGCCCTTTCCGACGCATGAGAGGCCTGCATGCGGCGGGGCTGGTGCCTCGCCGCGTAACCCATGCGAGGCCAAGATGTCAGGCGAACTCCCTTCCTCAATCGTGCTCGTCGGCGCCGGCAAGATGGGCCAGGCCATGCTCGGAGGCTGGCTGGCGCTCGGCCTCGATCCCGCGCGAGTGACGGCGCTCGACCCGCATCTCGACGCGTCCGGCAGGGCGGCGCTTGCCGGCAAGGGCGTGCGGGTCGAAAGCCAACCCGCCGGCATGGTGGCGCCCGAGGCGCTCATCCTCGCCGTCAAGCCGCAGACGCTGGAGAGCGCCGCCGAGGGCTTGCGCCCGCTGATCGGGCGAAACACGCTCGTCCTCTCCATCCTGGCGGGGAAGCGGATTATCGATCTTGCGGCAGGGCTCGGCGACCACGCCATGATCGTCAGGGCCATGCCCAACACGCCGGCCGCGGTCGGGCGTGGCATCAGCGCTGCAGTCGCTTCGCCCAAGGTCGGTGCGCCGCAGCGCGCCGCGGCCGGGGCACTCCTCGCCGCGGTCGGCAAGGTCGAGTGGGTCGAGGATGAGGCGCTGATCGATGCCGTCACCGCCGTCTCGGGGTCAGGACCGGCCTATGTGTTCCTGCTTGTCGAGTGCATGGCGGCGGCCGGCGCCCGCATCGGGCTGCCCAAGGATCTCGCCATGCGGCTTGCCCGCGCGACCGTCGAGGGGGCAGGCGAGCTCATGTTCCGTGAGCCCGGCATCGATGCCGGGACCTTGCGGCGCAACGTCACCTCGCCGGCCGGCACGACCGCCGCCGCGCTCGACGTGCTGATGGCCGATCCGGGCATGGCGGCGCTCTTCGATCGCGCCATCGCCGCGGCGGCACGCCGGGCGGCCGAGCTCGCCGGTTGAGTGAATGGGCTTCTTCGGCCAGGTCGAGCCGCGCGGCGCCGGTCGCGCGCAGATGCGAACGGCTTGTCACGGCAAGGCTTTCCCGATTGTGCGGCTTTCGAAGTCCCGAAGGTAGTCCACATAAGGCTTGGGTTCTTGCTCCCCGCGCTGCGCCTGTCGGGAAAGACCATCCAATGCAATCGGTATGTTGATCCTTGTGGCCAGCCTGTCACCGAACACGAGGAGAATCTCGGCGGCGCAATCGGGCAAACCGAAGATTGAGAACATCGCAGCGAGTTTGAGAAGTCCCTCCGGACTTGTGCGCTCCGCAAGAGCCTTATTGTAGGGAGCGCAAATGTCTCGGGCGTAGAAAGCGTCGCCTTGCAAAATCCGCCCCATGCGGGTTTCCGCGGGGTAGACATGGTGGTCGGAACCCACCGGCAGGTGCTTCATCGAATAGCGTCGCATCGTGAGGTCGAACAGTTCGAACCCCATCTCCTTCAGAAGCCTGTCGACGTTGTGGAAGGTGTTGTCGGTCGGTCTATTGGAGCCGAAGAAATTGACCTCGATGCCGATGGACATCACCTCGATATCGGTGAATTGCGGGGTCATCGATTGGAGGACAAGCAGGTCCTCACCGTCGACGTCGATTTTCAGGAAGTCGACCTTGTCGACGCCATGTTCCTTCAGAAAGCTCGGCAAGAGCACGGTTTGCGGATCGGGATTGTCGGTCACGAGATAAGTCGCATCCATATGAGCGCCGGCCGCAAACGAGAGCGGCGGGGGCGCCAATCCTGCCTTGGCCGCTTGATCAATCTCGGCCCACCTGAAGATCGCCAGACGGCTCCATGGATTTCGCGTCGTATAAGGCCGAATTCTTGCAGGTTCGGCGAGCGGATGATCGGCAGGAATTCCGACGAGGCCGGCTACATATTGCAGAGCCCCGCAAGACTTGGCTGCATTCAGCCTCGCCACTTCCGCCGGATCGGGGTCGAAGCCGAATCCGTCAATCTTGTCGAGGAAGCAGCCGAACGCAGGCGCGATACCGCCCGCAGCGCCCACATCGACAATCGTTACGAGCTCCGAGTGCAACGATCCCGCGACCAGAGTCGCGAATTCGGTCATGCTCGAGGACGGCAATTGATCCATGACGAATAGCTTTCAACGCAAACTATTCCGGCCGACATTCGCCGGATGACAGCCTTGGTGAGGCTGAGACTCCCGTCTTTAGCGGATTTTGGCAAGGCTGAGCGACCAAGGCTGAACGACACAGATCCATTGGACGGTGACGCCGGCGGATCGCCGGCGTCCTTATGACTGAACCCAATCGAGCCTCACATCGTGCGATGCCCCTCGGCGAAGACCTGCGACCATTGCAGGACCCGCACCGATAGCCGCAGACCGGTGGGCCAAAAGGGATCGTTCTCATAGAGCCGCCGGACGGCGTCCGCGGATTCGGCCTCCACGAGCCAAAGGCCGCCGGCGCCCTTGCCGCTCTCCGGGTCCCGAAGCGGGCCGGCCGCGCGGATCGATCGATGATGTGTCTCGAGAAAGGCGAGGTGGTCGGGCATCAGGCGTTGGCGGGCCTCGGCATGCGCGTCATTGTCGGTAAAGAATACAGCGAACAGCATCCTCACACTCTCCTGAATACGGTGACCATGGCGGGGTTGGCCGTGACTCCGCAGAAGCTAGATGCGTAGCGGCTGCAAAAAAATGCATATTGTTGCCGTTCGATTCTGCAAAAATGCGCCCCCAAGATGTGACCGCAA from Rhizobiales bacterium GAS188 includes:
- a CDS encoding spermidine/putrescine transport system ATP-binding protein, with product MARVQSVPATGIPATRPTAIGEAERARPASGEAAAAHAMPLTEKTAVDCRQLVKSFAGGSVVALDGVSLTIRSNEFFTLLGPSGCGKTTLLRLIAGFEMQDSGSILVHGQKLDGLAPFRRPVNTVFQSYAVFPHMTVEQNIAFGLEMQRRPRPEIVARVKAMLALVRLEGLERRKPSELSGGQQQRVALARALATEPRVLLLDEPLSALDQKLRTGMQLELKRLQAQLGITFIFVTHDQHEALTMSDRIAVMSGGRILQIGRPEDIYERPAARFVADFIGDTNLIEARRIAPTRFRIASGAEIEVGDPGPAGDEVLLAIRPECTLLGPVEPGSLSGTVDQLVYEGRGTTYYVALAEGIRLRACEQNRDGARPRFVRGDKVGVALPANAVRVLVE
- a CDS encoding pyrroline-5-carboxylate reductase — its product is MSGELPSSIVLVGAGKMGQAMLGGWLALGLDPARVTALDPHLDASGRAALAGKGVRVESQPAGMVAPEALILAVKPQTLESAAEGLRPLIGRNTLVLSILAGKRIIDLAAGLGDHAMIVRAMPNTPAAVGRGISAAVASPKVGAPQRAAAGALLAAVGKVEWVEDEALIDAVTAVSGSGPAYVFLLVECMAAAGARIGLPKDLAMRLARATVEGAGELMFREPGIDAGTLRRNVTSPAGTTAAALDVLMADPGMAALFDRAIAAAARRAAELAG
- a CDS encoding spermidine/putrescine transport system substrate-binding protein; translated protein: MKTIVIATCLTLFPAFVVPAQAQSPSKELLLFNWSNYTPPDMLKRFEAETGIKVTLDTYDSNESMLAKLQAGGAGYDVVVPTGPTVQTMIRDGLLMKVDVSKMSNFKNVRAPFDKPEFDPERGYTVPYMWGTTGLAYDSAKVGGGKIEDSWKELFEPRADFAGKIGMLKDVNEVLGSAAYYLGYDYCFDKPEQGQKILELLEKQKAAVKVYNSEGTVDRVGGGDVAMELMWNGAFHRAHKKLASATYVYPREGLNLWGDNLGIPKGAKNIENAKLFLNWMMDPKNAAEASNFTGYNNAIKGAEQYLDPSLRDDPAVNSPEEVTARFRPMRECPKVSLDLKDKIWTRLLR
- a CDS encoding Methyltransferase FkbM domain-containing protein, with translation MTEFATLVAGSLHSELVTIVDVGAAGGIAPAFGCFLDKIDGFGFDPDPAEVARLNAAKSCGALQYVAGLVGIPADHPLAEPARIRPYTTRNPWSRLAIFRWAEIDQAAKAGLAPPPLSFAAGAHMDATYLVTDNPDPQTVLLPSFLKEHGVDKVDFLKIDVDGEDLLVLQSMTPQFTDIEVMSIGIEVNFFGSNRPTDNTFHNVDRLLKEMGFELFDLTMRRYSMKHLPVGSDHHVYPAETRMGRILQGDAFYARDICAPYNKALAERTSPEGLLKLAAMFSIFGLPDCAAEILLVFGDRLATRINIPIALDGLSRQAQRGEQEPKPYVDYLRDFESRTIGKALP
- a CDS encoding spermidine/putrescine transport system permease protein: MTRARDLWQFPGTRMAAYAVLAYLYVPILVLIVMSFNASDSSQARWEGFSTHWYAMVAADSNMLQALRNSAIVACVATLVGTVIATFAALGTARTRFRGQVAVEALIGLPLIVPDIVAAIAILLFFVMIGIKLGLLSLVLAHSVFAVPIAYLPIRARLEGLDPALAEAAADLYANPWQTLRRVILPLIWPGIVSGAMLAFIGSLGDVVVSYFVSGPGSTTLPVYVFSMVRMGVTPTVNAVSTLLIAASVSLLTVSYLLGRRFS
- a CDS encoding spermidine/putrescine transport system permease protein, which produces MTALSRRTGLIAPAMLAIGVLLVLPLCLMAFVSTLERAADGGVIWNRHTLDAYVQFLFERDLMDNLALNTDYLGIFARSIGLAATTAVLTLLIAFPTALWMAFQPPSRRTFLLFVVTVPFWTNLLVRNYSWILILRNGGVLDWVLMGTGLRHEPLNVLYSPLATGIGLVYSFLPFMILPIYVSLEKLDRRYIEAAFDLGADRLRALTRIILPLSMPGIVGGLILVFVPCLGAFVTPALLGGGKSLMIGSLIQQQFGQARNWPFGAALAFVLLAIILGALWLHAMRFRRSAGRPA
- a CDS encoding gamma-glutamylputrescine oxidase, with translation MTAMNFPDTYYARTLREKREFAALDGDIDVETVVIGGGLAGCATALDLAEKGHRVALIEAKRIGWGASGRNGGFVSDGFPGGYAALVKRVGLDQARRFHALSRMGNRLLRERIDRYGIDCGPIQDGALRCNMAGGSENLVEFCDFMERNFDTHYAYWPQERLREALTTERYSDAFFNPHTYAVQPLDLTRGLARACVEQGGQVFETTPAVELASRLGRKEVRTQSGRIRADRIVIACGGYIESLDKTISGATVPIATFVMVTERLGEGLEKAIRVPYAISDIKVATNYYRPLADSRLLWGGRVLAWEPSPERLAEQLKHDMAFFYPDLAEARVEVAWGGMMPFTRHKLPVIGQLEPDIWYATGFGGLGLALTTTAGALISAGIRGTDEDWRLFAQFGLPFAGGKLGKIPAQLVYWRHQLAAKLGYAQQF
- a CDS encoding acetylornithine deacetylase yields the protein MTIEPADIVSAVESNWQAQLDWLTKLVSFPSLRGREGPCQDWLARDFAARGWSVDRYTLAEIEMEHLPGFSPVMDTDYRQAVQVVASLRSPALQSPEQRGRSLILQGHVDVVPEGPVEMWESPPFQARISDGRMYGRGAGDMKAGVSAMVFALAALRRAGYAPASDVYVQTVTEEESTGNGALSTLARGYRADACLIPEPTGQHILRGTVGVMWFRLKLRGRPAHVSRSEQGTNAILSAYGLIEAIREFTRELNSRVKSHPWFGKLENPIKFNLGKISGGDWASSTPAWCEVDCRIAVLPGTPLADFRRELSEVVAKAARRDAFLANNLPEIEWNGFQADDYVLNPGSDFETAIRSAHRAVTGNEPRETLLPAVTDCRFYGRYYDIPSLSYGPSSTDGHGFDEFVELESLKSATIVIARFISEWCGVRRIDSST